From one Ictalurus punctatus breed USDA103 chromosome 20, Coco_2.0, whole genome shotgun sequence genomic stretch:
- the LOC108280461 gene encoding guanylate-binding protein 1 isoform X3, with product MYAAGVSSRYSGFLPQSKDMQGLEITMCSPMPEPICLVENVNGSLRVSDAAIEYLYRINQPVVVVSVVGLYRTGKSYLMNRLAGKQAGFALGSTIESKTKGIWMWCVPHPHNTGHTLVLLDTEGLGDVDKGDSTNDAWIFCLAVLLSSTLVYNSRGTIDNTAVEQLHYVTELAEQIKIKSPASRAAEEKEEEEDAQFVQFFPNFIWAVRDFSLELVIDEKGQVTENEYLDFALQLKKGLSMKTTNYNLPRQCIRNYFPTRKCFVFPFPASQDKMVQLESLHESEIWPKFLNVTQHFCDYVFTASKVKTVTGGYRVTGRMFGHLVQSYVETISSGKVPCLENAVVVMARIENEAAVQEGLELYTSGMEQVKSLFPVDLNKLSAEHKKISKMANTEFIKHSFKDEEQEYFKKLMEAVNKHYVELIAQNMEASEQKCQQILSDLFEEMNVRVQRGEYAKPGGYKLYCTQRDNVITQYHSQPNKGIQRRKNKQLC from the exons atgtatgctgcgggggtttcttccaggtactccggattcctcccccagtccaaagacatgcaag GGCTGGAGATAACCATGTGCAGCCCAATGCCAGAGCCTATTTGTTTGGTGGAAAATGTGAATGGTTCACTGCGTGTGAGTGATGCAGCCATTGAGTACCTGTACAGGATTAACCAGCCAGTGGTGGTGGTGTCTGTGGTGGGACTCTATCGCACAGGAAAGTCTTACCTCATGAACCGGCTGGCAGGAAAACAAGCTG gctttgcTCTGGGCAGCACCATTGAGTCGAAGACTAAAGGTATTTGGATGTGGTGTGTGCCACACCCCCATAACACAGGACACACTCTGGTGCTGCTGGACACTGAGGGACTGGGGGATGTTGACAAG gGAGACTCTACAAATGATGCTTGGATCTTCTGTCTAGCTGTTCTTCTCAGCAGCACTCTGGTCTACAACAGCCGTGGGACCAtcgacaacacagcagtggaaCAACTACA CTATGTCACTGAGCTTGCAGAGCAGATTAAGATCAAATCACCTGCATCCCGAGCAGctgaggagaaggaggaagaagaagacgcTCAGTTTGTTCAGTTTTTTCCTAACTTTATCTGGGCGGTGCGTGATTTTTCACTGGAGCTGGTGATTGATGAAAAGGGTCAAGTGACCGAAAATGAGTACCTGGATTTTGCCCTGCAGCTGAAGAAAG GTCTTAGTATGAAGACCACGAACTACAATCTTCCAAGGCAGTGTATTCGAAACTATTTTCCAACCCGGAAGTGCTTTGTTTTCCCGTTTCCTGCCTCACAGGACAAAATGGTTCAGCTCGAGAGCCTGCATGAGAGTGAAATTTGGCCCAAATTTCTCAATGTTACACAGCATTTTTGTGACTACGTCTTTACTGCAAGCAAAGTTAAAACAGTTACAGGAGGATACAGAGTCACAGGGAGGA TGTTTGGTCACCTAGTGCAGTCGTATGTAGAGACAATCTCTAGTGGGAAAGTCCCTTGTCTGGAGAATGCTGTGGTTGTAATGGCGAGGATTGAAAATGAGGCAGCTGTGCAGGAGGGGCTTGAACTGTACACAAGTGGGATGGAACAG GTGAAGAGTTTGTTTCCAGTCGATTTGAATAAACTTTCCGCTGAACACAAGAAGATCAGCAAAATGGCAAACACTGAATTTATAAAGCACTCCTTTAAAGATGAAGAACAGGAATACTTCAAGAAACTGATG GAGGCAGTAAATAAGCACTATGTTGAGCTAATTGCTCAGAACATGGAGGCATCAGAACAGAAGTGCCAGCAGATTCTGTCTGATCTATTTGAGGAGATGAACGTGCGCGTGCAGAGGGGGGAGTATGCAAAGCCTGGAGGATATAAGCTCTATTGCACACAAAGAGACAACGTCATTACCCAGTACCACAGCCAACCCAACAAGGGAATCCAG AGGAGAAAGAACAAGCAACTCTGCTAG
- the LOC108280460 gene encoding guanylate-binding protein 1, with protein MTEMPSRCHQRKAPKRRRTPHDEATFKKMFKAMDEPVCLISSDSEGRLCVVKEAKEILDGITQPVIVVSVVGLYRTGKSYLMNRLAGKQTGFALGSTIESKTKGIWMWCVPHPIKSGHTLVLLDTEGLGDVDKGDEKHDTWIFCLAVLLSSTLVYNSLGVIDNNALEKLHYVTELTENIRVKAQRGAGDDDSAEFMRVFPSFIWSVRDFTLKLEKEGRAITADEYLERALELKAGSSSSLEKFNLPRRCLRHFFAERRCFVFPRPAEDDDLARMEELSETDLRPRFLQRAEEFCNYVFSSAKPKTLTGGQMLTGSALCILAELYVEAIRSGRIPCLENAVVSLAQIQNERAVKQGLQVYQSQVELDCLPLDPSELSDIHRKAETAAIDAFISISFNDTEQKAQLKLMEEIQTVYQELCGQNREECSNVCKLELTQVFTPLEEAMNDGSFMHPGGYTEYRDKLQSCTNEYRARTHKQMMSEEVLSEYLKEKDQFGKNILLADKHLTKTEQKKEVERLRKDALKLENESLMRKKKLQEQAFQDQQRTYEQNINQLLERMEKERKTAREDNERVLTAKLREQSALLEKGFKEKADMMNQQILRLRGEMNNEDQSKRSVLSKVVSSVGTAASLFLPGIIPKAAGLVTSFFSRFL; from the exons ATG ACTGAGATGCCATCAAGATGCCATCAGAGGAAAGCTCCAAAGCGGAGAAGAACGCCCCATGATGAAGCCACCTTTAAAAag ATGTTCAAAGCCATGGATGAGCCAGTATGTCTGATCAGCAGCGATTCTGAAGGACGGCTATGTGTCGTGAAGGAAGCTAAAGAGATTCTGGATGGGATCACTCAGCCAGTTATTGTAGTGTCTGTGGTAGGGCTTTACCGCACGGGGAAGTCTTACCTCATGAACCGCCTAGCAGGAAAACAAACAG GCTTTGCACTAGGCAGCACCATAGAGTCAAAAACTAAAGGCATCTGGATGTGGTGTGTTCCACACCCCATTAAATCAGGACACACTCTGGTGCTGCTGGACACTGAGGGACTCGGTGATGTGGACAAG GGTGATGAAAAGCATGACACATGGATCTTCTGCCTGGCTGTCCTGCTCAGTAGCACTCTGGTCTACAACAGCCTTGGGGTCATAGACAACAATGCACTCGAGAAGCTACA CTATGTGACAGAACTGACTGAGAACATCCGAGTGAAAGCACAGAGAGGTGCTGGCGATGATGACTCAGCAGAGTTCATGCGAGTCTTCCCCTCCTTCATCTGGTCCGTGCGAGACTTCACGCTGAAGTTGGAGAAGGAAGGCAGGGCTATCACAGCTGATGAATATCTGGAACGTGCTTTGGAGCTTAAAGCTG GTTCTTCCTCTAGTCTTGAGAAGTTCAACCTGCCCAGGCGCTGTTTGCGTCACTTTTTCGCAGAACGTCGGTGTTTTGTATTCCCACGGCCAGCCGAAGATGATGACCTGGCAAGAATGGAGGAGCTGTCTGAGACGGATCTCAGGCCACGATTTCTGCAGCGTGCTGAGGAGTTCTGCAACTATGTGTTTAGCAGTGCCAAGCCAAAAACCTTAACAGGGGGGCAGATGCTCACAGGCAGTG CTCTGTGCATTCTGGCAGAGTTGTATGTGGAGGCAATTCGTAGTGGCCGGATTCCTTGTCTGGAGAATGCAGTGGTGTCTTTGGCTCAGATCCAGAATGAGCGGGCAGTGAAACAGGGCCTGCAGGTCTACCAGAGTCAGGTTGAGTTAGATTGCCTTCCACTTGACCCATCTGAGCTTTCAGATATCCacagaaaagcagagactgcagCTATCGATGCCTTCATCAGCATTTCCTTCAATGATACTGAGCAAAAAGCACAGCTGAAGCTCATG GAAGAGATCCAGACTGTGTATCAGGAGCTGTGTGGTCAAAATCGAGAAGAATGTTCGAATGTGTGTAAGCTGGAGCTGACACAGGTGTTTACTCCTCTGGAGGAGGCTATGAATGATGGTTCATTTATGCACCCTGGAGGATACACAGAGTACCGTGATAAACTCCAGAGCTGCACAAATGAATAcagagcacgcacacacaaacagatgaTG agtGAGGAAGTGTTGAGTGAGTATCTAAAGGAGAAGGATCAGTTTGGGAAGAACATTCTTTTAGCTGATAAGCACCTCactaaaacagaacagaaaaaagaAG TGGAGCGTTTGCGAAAAGATGCTCTAAAACTGGAGAACGAATCTTTAATGAGGAAGAAGAAGCTTCAGGAGCAGGCATTCCAGGACCAGCAGAGGACCTATGAGCAAAACATAAACCAGCTGCTGGAACgcatggagaaagaaaggaagacagCAAGGGAAGATAACGAACGAGTGCTGACGGCTAAACTTAGG GAACAGAGCGCTCTGCTGGAAAAAGGATTTAAGGAAAAAGCTGATATGATGAATCAACAGATTTTAAGACTGAGAGGAGAGATGAACAATGAGGACCAGTCAAAGCGGTCTGTACTCAGTAAGGTAGTGAGCAGTGTGGGCACTGCAGCTAGTCTGTTCCTGCCGGGCATCATCCCTAAAGCTGCCGGTTTGGTCACATCATTCTTCTCACGGTTTCTTTGA
- the LOC108280461 gene encoding guanylate-binding protein 1 isoform X1 has product MYAAGVSSRYSGFLPQSKDMQGLEITMCSPMPEPICLVENVNGSLRVSDAAIEYLYRINQPVVVVSVVGLYRTGKSYLMNRLAGKQAGFALGSTIESKTKGIWMWCVPHPHNTGHTLVLLDTEGLGDVDKGDSTNDAWIFCLAVLLSSTLVYNSRGTIDNTAVEQLHYVTELAEQIKIKSPASRAAEEKEEEEDAQFVQFFPNFIWAVRDFSLELVIDEKGQVTENEYLDFALQLKKGLSMKTTNYNLPRQCIRNYFPTRKCFVFPFPASQDKMVQLESLHESEIWPKFLNVTQHFCDYVFTASKVKTVTGGYRVTGRMFGHLVQSYVETISSGKVPCLENAVVVMARIENEAAVQEGLELYTSGMEQVKSLFPVDLNKLSAEHKKISKMANTEFIKHSFKDEEQEYFKKLMEAVNKHYVELIAQNMEASEQKCQQILSDLFEEMNVRVQRGEYAKPGGYKLYCTQRDNVITQYHSQPNKGIQAEVVLERFLSEKSMEAKLILQTDEQLTECEKKIQEEKEQATLLEQQCKVAQKKKLEMEQLMQEERENHVQRLQQLERKFEEEKLQQQQERDRALESKLAEHEELMTKGFKEKAQMLELEIEQLKEEENKQSGSVFKDYFMPFVDIAKDVFSTYLQYKILRKSLASPFI; this is encoded by the exons atgtatgctgcgggggtttcttccaggtactccggattcctcccccagtccaaagacatgcaag GGCTGGAGATAACCATGTGCAGCCCAATGCCAGAGCCTATTTGTTTGGTGGAAAATGTGAATGGTTCACTGCGTGTGAGTGATGCAGCCATTGAGTACCTGTACAGGATTAACCAGCCAGTGGTGGTGGTGTCTGTGGTGGGACTCTATCGCACAGGAAAGTCTTACCTCATGAACCGGCTGGCAGGAAAACAAGCTG gctttgcTCTGGGCAGCACCATTGAGTCGAAGACTAAAGGTATTTGGATGTGGTGTGTGCCACACCCCCATAACACAGGACACACTCTGGTGCTGCTGGACACTGAGGGACTGGGGGATGTTGACAAG gGAGACTCTACAAATGATGCTTGGATCTTCTGTCTAGCTGTTCTTCTCAGCAGCACTCTGGTCTACAACAGCCGTGGGACCAtcgacaacacagcagtggaaCAACTACA CTATGTCACTGAGCTTGCAGAGCAGATTAAGATCAAATCACCTGCATCCCGAGCAGctgaggagaaggaggaagaagaagacgcTCAGTTTGTTCAGTTTTTTCCTAACTTTATCTGGGCGGTGCGTGATTTTTCACTGGAGCTGGTGATTGATGAAAAGGGTCAAGTGACCGAAAATGAGTACCTGGATTTTGCCCTGCAGCTGAAGAAAG GTCTTAGTATGAAGACCACGAACTACAATCTTCCAAGGCAGTGTATTCGAAACTATTTTCCAACCCGGAAGTGCTTTGTTTTCCCGTTTCCTGCCTCACAGGACAAAATGGTTCAGCTCGAGAGCCTGCATGAGAGTGAAATTTGGCCCAAATTTCTCAATGTTACACAGCATTTTTGTGACTACGTCTTTACTGCAAGCAAAGTTAAAACAGTTACAGGAGGATACAGAGTCACAGGGAGGA TGTTTGGTCACCTAGTGCAGTCGTATGTAGAGACAATCTCTAGTGGGAAAGTCCCTTGTCTGGAGAATGCTGTGGTTGTAATGGCGAGGATTGAAAATGAGGCAGCTGTGCAGGAGGGGCTTGAACTGTACACAAGTGGGATGGAACAG GTGAAGAGTTTGTTTCCAGTCGATTTGAATAAACTTTCCGCTGAACACAAGAAGATCAGCAAAATGGCAAACACTGAATTTATAAAGCACTCCTTTAAAGATGAAGAACAGGAATACTTCAAGAAACTGATG GAGGCAGTAAATAAGCACTATGTTGAGCTAATTGCTCAGAACATGGAGGCATCAGAACAGAAGTGCCAGCAGATTCTGTCTGATCTATTTGAGGAGATGAACGTGCGCGTGCAGAGGGGGGAGTATGCAAAGCCTGGAGGATATAAGCTCTATTGCACACAAAGAGACAACGTCATTACCCAGTACCACAGCCAACCCAACAAGGGAATCCAG GCTGAGGTGGTGTTGGAGAGGTTTCTGAGTGAGAAAAGTATGGAGGCAAAATTAATTCTCCAGACTGATGAACAACTGACTGAATGTGAGAAAAAGATTCAAG AGGAGAAAGAACAAGCAACTCTGCTAGAGCAGCAGTGTAAAGTAGCACAGAAGAAAAAGCTGGAGATGGAACAACTGATGCAGGAGGAAAGAGAGAACCATGTGCAAAGGTTGCAGCAGCTGGAGAGGAAGTTTGAGGAGGAAAAACTTCAGCAACAGCAAGAGCGGGACAGAGCGCTGGAGAGCAAACTGGCTGAACATGAAGAACTCATGACAAAAGGGTTTAAAGAGAAAGCCCAGATGCTAGAACTGGAGATTGAGCAacttaaagaagaagaaaataaacaatctGGCAGTGTTTTTAAGGATTATTTCATGCCTTTTGTAGACATTGCTAAAGATGTGTTTTCCACATACCTCCAATATAAAATCCTGAGGAAAAGCCTGGCAAGCCCGTTCATATAA
- the LOC108280461 gene encoding guanylate-binding protein 1 isoform X2, producing the protein MCSPMPEPICLVENVNGSLRVSDAAIEYLYRINQPVVVVSVVGLYRTGKSYLMNRLAGKQAGFALGSTIESKTKGIWMWCVPHPHNTGHTLVLLDTEGLGDVDKGDSTNDAWIFCLAVLLSSTLVYNSRGTIDNTAVEQLHYVTELAEQIKIKSPASRAAEEKEEEEDAQFVQFFPNFIWAVRDFSLELVIDEKGQVTENEYLDFALQLKKGLSMKTTNYNLPRQCIRNYFPTRKCFVFPFPASQDKMVQLESLHESEIWPKFLNVTQHFCDYVFTASKVKTVTGGYRVTGRMFGHLVQSYVETISSGKVPCLENAVVVMARIENEAAVQEGLELYTSGMEQVKSLFPVDLNKLSAEHKKISKMANTEFIKHSFKDEEQEYFKKLMEAVNKHYVELIAQNMEASEQKCQQILSDLFEEMNVRVQRGEYAKPGGYKLYCTQRDNVITQYHSQPNKGIQAEVVLERFLSEKSMEAKLILQTDEQLTECEKKIQEEKEQATLLEQQCKVAQKKKLEMEQLMQEERENHVQRLQQLERKFEEEKLQQQQERDRALESKLAEHEELMTKGFKEKAQMLELEIEQLKEEENKQSGSVFKDYFMPFVDIAKDVFSTYLQYKILRKSLASPFI; encoded by the exons ATGTGCAGCCCAATGCCAGAGCCTATTTGTTTGGTGGAAAATGTGAATGGTTCACTGCGTGTGAGTGATGCAGCCATTGAGTACCTGTACAGGATTAACCAGCCAGTGGTGGTGGTGTCTGTGGTGGGACTCTATCGCACAGGAAAGTCTTACCTCATGAACCGGCTGGCAGGAAAACAAGCTG gctttgcTCTGGGCAGCACCATTGAGTCGAAGACTAAAGGTATTTGGATGTGGTGTGTGCCACACCCCCATAACACAGGACACACTCTGGTGCTGCTGGACACTGAGGGACTGGGGGATGTTGACAAG gGAGACTCTACAAATGATGCTTGGATCTTCTGTCTAGCTGTTCTTCTCAGCAGCACTCTGGTCTACAACAGCCGTGGGACCAtcgacaacacagcagtggaaCAACTACA CTATGTCACTGAGCTTGCAGAGCAGATTAAGATCAAATCACCTGCATCCCGAGCAGctgaggagaaggaggaagaagaagacgcTCAGTTTGTTCAGTTTTTTCCTAACTTTATCTGGGCGGTGCGTGATTTTTCACTGGAGCTGGTGATTGATGAAAAGGGTCAAGTGACCGAAAATGAGTACCTGGATTTTGCCCTGCAGCTGAAGAAAG GTCTTAGTATGAAGACCACGAACTACAATCTTCCAAGGCAGTGTATTCGAAACTATTTTCCAACCCGGAAGTGCTTTGTTTTCCCGTTTCCTGCCTCACAGGACAAAATGGTTCAGCTCGAGAGCCTGCATGAGAGTGAAATTTGGCCCAAATTTCTCAATGTTACACAGCATTTTTGTGACTACGTCTTTACTGCAAGCAAAGTTAAAACAGTTACAGGAGGATACAGAGTCACAGGGAGGA TGTTTGGTCACCTAGTGCAGTCGTATGTAGAGACAATCTCTAGTGGGAAAGTCCCTTGTCTGGAGAATGCTGTGGTTGTAATGGCGAGGATTGAAAATGAGGCAGCTGTGCAGGAGGGGCTTGAACTGTACACAAGTGGGATGGAACAG GTGAAGAGTTTGTTTCCAGTCGATTTGAATAAACTTTCCGCTGAACACAAGAAGATCAGCAAAATGGCAAACACTGAATTTATAAAGCACTCCTTTAAAGATGAAGAACAGGAATACTTCAAGAAACTGATG GAGGCAGTAAATAAGCACTATGTTGAGCTAATTGCTCAGAACATGGAGGCATCAGAACAGAAGTGCCAGCAGATTCTGTCTGATCTATTTGAGGAGATGAACGTGCGCGTGCAGAGGGGGGAGTATGCAAAGCCTGGAGGATATAAGCTCTATTGCACACAAAGAGACAACGTCATTACCCAGTACCACAGCCAACCCAACAAGGGAATCCAG GCTGAGGTGGTGTTGGAGAGGTTTCTGAGTGAGAAAAGTATGGAGGCAAAATTAATTCTCCAGACTGATGAACAACTGACTGAATGTGAGAAAAAGATTCAAG AGGAGAAAGAACAAGCAACTCTGCTAGAGCAGCAGTGTAAAGTAGCACAGAAGAAAAAGCTGGAGATGGAACAACTGATGCAGGAGGAAAGAGAGAACCATGTGCAAAGGTTGCAGCAGCTGGAGAGGAAGTTTGAGGAGGAAAAACTTCAGCAACAGCAAGAGCGGGACAGAGCGCTGGAGAGCAAACTGGCTGAACATGAAGAACTCATGACAAAAGGGTTTAAAGAGAAAGCCCAGATGCTAGAACTGGAGATTGAGCAacttaaagaagaagaaaataaacaatctGGCAGTGTTTTTAAGGATTATTTCATGCCTTTTGTAGACATTGCTAAAGATGTGTTTTCCACATACCTCCAATATAAAATCCTGAGGAAAAGCCTGGCAAGCCCGTTCATATAA